The following proteins are co-located in the Paenibacillus sp. JNUCC32 genome:
- a CDS encoding helix-turn-helix transcriptional regulator has protein sequence MSYPRELHENTRLGDKAYPVQVFHNFCPGAKTKDCILYLHWHEHFEILCMRQGRAVFHIDTTAYDVKAGEFIIIPGGSLHVGYALEDGDVRFDCVVVNASLFNDSLHDPVHARYVAPYMEGRLRFPVKPAESDPAGADCYPLLDEVIEELAVRRPAFELIAKSKLYTLFVLLARTFMPAQLAETTNEPYFANRERYKKLIQHIENNIGEKLPVEAAAAEVGLNPFHFCKMFKRLTGRTFVDYVNLTRMNEAERLLRERTLTITEIAGIVGCSNPNYFTKLYKQYKGMTPSQARMV, from the coding sequence ATGTCCTATCCTAGAGAGCTTCATGAGAATACCAGGCTTGGCGATAAGGCGTATCCCGTACAGGTATTTCATAACTTCTGTCCCGGTGCCAAAACGAAGGATTGCATCCTCTATCTCCACTGGCATGAGCACTTTGAGATCCTATGCATGCGCCAAGGGCGCGCCGTCTTCCATATTGATACCACCGCATATGACGTTAAGGCTGGAGAGTTCATCATCATCCCGGGCGGCAGTCTGCATGTGGGTTATGCCCTCGAGGATGGCGATGTGCGGTTTGATTGCGTCGTGGTGAATGCATCCCTGTTCAACGATTCTCTTCATGATCCGGTTCACGCGCGTTATGTCGCTCCATATATGGAAGGCCGGCTGCGTTTTCCCGTCAAGCCTGCGGAGAGTGACCCGGCTGGCGCAGATTGCTATCCGCTGCTGGATGAAGTCATTGAAGAGCTTGCCGTCCGCCGTCCGGCTTTTGAGCTCATTGCCAAGTCGAAGCTGTACACCCTGTTCGTTCTGCTGGCGCGCACATTCATGCCCGCACAGCTCGCGGAGACAACGAACGAGCCTTATTTTGCGAATCGGGAGCGTTATAAAAAGCTGATACAGCATATCGAGAACAACATCGGCGAGAAATTGCCGGTGGAGGCCGCCGCTGCGGAAGTCGGTTTGAATCCGTTTCATTTTTGCAAAATGTTCAAGCGTTTAACGGGCCGCACCTTCGTGGATTACGTCAACCTGACCCGGATGAATGAAGCGGAGCGGCTGCTTCGCGAACGGACGTTGACCATCACGGAGATTGCCGGCATCGTCGGCTGCAGCAACCCGAATTATTTTACCAAGCTGTATAAACAGTACAAGGGCATGACGCCTTCCCAGGCAAGAATGGTATAA
- a CDS encoding DUF4962 domain-containing protein has protein sequence MKTLFEPKSGLLSVPYQPDEGSKLLENPPRFTWMPGQLEDDRYMLQISTSPSYETGATTTISPIPYNLYTPDRPLEPGTYYWRYALLTGELVEDTVDLEHNRSSWSQSRMFHVPAGLPETPLPGRAERYERTHTGHPRLWLDEKGIEAFREGLRKDENYCGWQAFYERSVLPWVNKPLIPEPERYPGNKRVAKLWRQMYMDCQETLYAVRHLSVAGVILQDDALIAKAKTWLLHAARWDTEGTTSRDYNDEAAFRMVGALAWGYDWLHDYLGAEEIDLVRGALLRRTEQVAFHVMERSKIHHVPYDSHAVRSLSSVLVPACIAMLHEEASARVWLDYTLEYYACLYSPWGGEDGGWAEGPLYWTTGMAFVIDALNLIRNYVAIDFYKRPFFGRTGDFPLYCSSPDTIRASFGDQSYLGEPVSLKTAFNIRQFAGITGNGLYQWYFEQVAKSDTDADSKFYNYGWWDFRFDDMLYRHDFPQVEAVPPSDTVPFALSDASEPHEGAIQSVKWFRDIDWVAMHHRMDDPDEHIMLLAKSSRYGSMSHSHGDQNGFLLHAYGEPLAIESGYYIAFGSTMHMNWRRQTRSTNNILIDGHGQYAGKDKVLCIEASGRVEQVDAAAGLGYARMNATQAYRENVPYLERYVREIYFFDESYVVIVDTVDLAKPASIEWLFHALNRMKLSGQTFRVMGSKAEMEGRFVYCSSGDLSLNQHNQFTGVDPEEIEGLDNQWHLHAETKSASSHRIATLLVPMKVDESKYVSYFLDDQDHGVHIYFTNEDGNTRKVEVPKAY, from the coding sequence ATGAAAACCTTGTTTGAACCGAAAAGCGGATTATTGTCCGTGCCGTATCAACCGGACGAAGGGAGTAAGCTTCTGGAGAATCCTCCCCGTTTCACCTGGATGCCGGGACAGCTTGAGGACGACCGTTATATGCTGCAGATCTCGACTTCACCCTCGTATGAAACGGGGGCCACGACGACGATATCGCCGATTCCCTATAACTTATACACTCCGGATCGACCGCTGGAGCCGGGTACTTATTATTGGCGCTATGCCTTGCTGACCGGTGAGCTAGTGGAGGATACCGTGGACTTGGAGCATAACCGTTCTTCTTGGAGCCAATCCCGAATGTTTCATGTCCCGGCGGGGCTGCCCGAGACTCCCCTGCCCGGCAGAGCGGAAAGGTACGAACGCACGCATACCGGTCATCCGCGGTTATGGTTGGACGAAAAGGGGATTGAGGCGTTCCGGGAAGGTCTCCGCAAGGATGAAAATTACTGCGGCTGGCAGGCCTTTTACGAGAGATCGGTCCTTCCATGGGTGAATAAGCCGCTAATCCCGGAACCGGAGCGTTATCCGGGCAACAAGCGCGTCGCGAAGCTGTGGCGACAAATGTACATGGATTGCCAGGAAACGCTCTATGCCGTCCGGCATTTAAGCGTGGCAGGAGTTATATTGCAGGATGATGCTTTGATAGCCAAAGCGAAAACGTGGCTGCTCCACGCGGCCCGTTGGGATACGGAGGGAACAACGTCCCGAGATTACAACGATGAAGCCGCTTTCCGCATGGTCGGGGCGCTTGCCTGGGGGTACGACTGGCTTCACGATTACCTCGGCGCTGAGGAGATTGATCTCGTCAGGGGCGCCTTGCTGCGCCGTACCGAGCAGGTGGCCTTCCATGTGATGGAGCGCTCGAAGATCCATCATGTCCCTTACGACAGCCATGCGGTTCGTTCGTTATCCTCGGTTCTGGTCCCCGCCTGCATCGCCATGCTTCATGAAGAAGCAAGCGCGCGGGTATGGCTGGATTACACGCTGGAATACTACGCCTGCCTCTACTCCCCATGGGGCGGAGAGGACGGGGGCTGGGCGGAAGGGCCGCTCTATTGGACAACCGGCATGGCATTCGTGATCGATGCGCTCAATCTCATCCGCAATTACGTAGCGATCGATTTTTATAAACGTCCGTTTTTCGGACGCACCGGCGATTTTCCGCTATATTGCAGCAGTCCGGATACGATTCGGGCCAGCTTCGGCGACCAGTCCTACCTCGGAGAACCGGTCAGCCTGAAGACGGCCTTCAATATTCGCCAGTTTGCAGGCATTACGGGAAACGGGCTGTATCAATGGTATTTCGAACAAGTGGCCAAATCGGATACGGATGCCGACTCCAAATTTTATAATTACGGCTGGTGGGATTTCCGGTTTGACGATATGCTGTATCGGCATGACTTTCCTCAGGTGGAAGCCGTTCCTCCATCGGATACCGTTCCCTTTGCCTTATCGGACGCTTCGGAACCCCATGAAGGGGCCATTCAATCCGTCAAATGGTTCCGCGATATTGACTGGGTGGCAATGCATCACCGGATGGATGATCCGGATGAACACATCATGCTGCTTGCGAAGAGCAGCCGATACGGCTCGATGAGCCACAGTCACGGTGACCAGAACGGCTTCCTGCTGCACGCATACGGCGAGCCGCTGGCTATCGAGAGCGGGTACTATATCGCCTTCGGCAGCACGATGCATATGAACTGGCGTAGGCAGACGCGCTCCACGAACAATATTCTTATCGATGGCCATGGTCAGTATGCGGGAAAAGACAAGGTTCTCTGCATCGAGGCCAGCGGCAGGGTGGAGCAAGTCGACGCTGCAGCAGGCTTGGGGTACGCCCGCATGAACGCAACGCAGGCCTATCGGGAGAATGTCCCCTACCTGGAGCGTTATGTGCGCGAAATCTATTTCTTCGACGAATCTTATGTTGTGATCGTGGATACGGTGGACCTTGCCAAGCCAGCCAGCATCGAGTGGCTGTTCCATGCCTTGAACCGGATGAAGCTGTCGGGGCAGACCTTCCGAGTGATGGGCAGCAAAGCGGAGATGGAGGGGCGATTCGTGTACTGCTCCTCAGGCGATCTATCGCTGAATCAGCATAATCAATTCACCGGCGTCGATCCCGAAGAGATCGAAGGGCTGGATAATCAGTGGCATCTGCATGCGGAGACGAAGTCAGCTTCAAGCCATCGCATCGCGACTCTCCTGGTGCCGATGAAGGTGGATGAGAGTAAATACGTCTCGTATTTTCTGGACGATCAGGACCATGGGGTTCATATCTATTTCACGAACGAAGACGGGAATACCAGGAAAGTGGAGGTGCCCAAGGCGTATTAA
- a CDS encoding response regulator transcription factor → MYRILVVDDEPMIRMGLAKLITQTDPAMIQAETAGNGMEALEAIQTARPDFIFTDIKMPKMDGLELSKQLYEAYGDITVVVISGYGDFEYAQKCMSYGVKEYLLKPVTKSVVHNTMNKLMADRKSMQEKQRFYFPLSKLEDWLEQLELAVWHLQMNDIQMKLQEIEDYCNERRFESIQLQELLDELYAKLIKQLNGRDVYSFERMTVISGPAPGGNHHYFERFRLAVNQTVKLIREKRKGNAKEPVEEAKAYIERNLSRDLSLDEVADMLGLNPSYFSQLFKQMTDETFVHYRIKKRMEKAKKLLAIPHYKITDISFEVGYADHPHFTKTFKKVTGYTPSEYREMLGIE, encoded by the coding sequence ATGTACCGCATTCTGGTCGTTGATGATGAACCTATGATAAGGATGGGCTTGGCGAAACTGATCACGCAGACGGATCCGGCCATGATTCAAGCGGAAACGGCCGGAAACGGCATGGAAGCATTGGAAGCGATCCAGACGGCACGACCGGACTTCATATTTACGGATATCAAGATGCCCAAGATGGACGGCCTGGAGTTAAGCAAGCAGTTATATGAAGCATACGGCGATATCACGGTCGTTGTCATCTCCGGTTACGGCGATTTCGAATACGCCCAGAAATGCATGTCGTATGGGGTTAAGGAATATCTGCTCAAGCCCGTGACCAAATCGGTGGTACATAACACCATGAACAAATTGATGGCGGATCGAAAATCCATGCAGGAGAAGCAGCGGTTCTATTTTCCGCTTTCCAAGCTGGAGGATTGGCTGGAGCAGCTCGAGCTGGCCGTATGGCATTTGCAAATGAACGATATCCAGATGAAGCTGCAGGAAATCGAGGATTATTGCAATGAGCGCCGGTTCGAATCGATCCAGCTTCAGGAGCTGCTGGATGAGCTGTACGCGAAATTGATCAAGCAGTTAAACGGCAGGGACGTATATTCGTTCGAACGCATGACGGTAATATCGGGGCCTGCGCCCGGAGGGAACCATCATTATTTTGAGAGATTTCGTCTGGCCGTGAACCAGACGGTGAAACTCATACGCGAGAAGAGAAAAGGAAATGCGAAGGAGCCCGTAGAGGAAGCGAAAGCCTATATCGAGCGCAACTTGTCCCGCGATCTCTCGCTGGATGAGGTGGCCGACATGCTTGGACTCAACCCGTCCTATTTCAGCCAGCTGTTCAAGCAGATGACGGACGAGACCTTTGTCCATTACCGGATCAAGAAACGAATGGAGAAGGCGAAGAAGCTCCTTGCCATTCCGCATTATAAAATTACGGACATTTCGTTCGAAGTGGGGTATGCGGATCATCCCCATTTTACCAAAACCTTTAAGAAGGTCACCGGGTACACCCCTTCCGAATACCGGGAGATGCTGGGGATCGAATGA
- a CDS encoding SDR family NAD(P)-dependent oxidoreductase translates to MQINLSGNVALVTGSSGGIGRAVAIMLARSGAKVALNYLNSKEAAEEAVAEIRDFGGEAHAFRADVAQAEQAEALVAEVEKAFGEPVTILVNNAGHLVQRLANAEMTEELYAKIMDVNMKSTVFVSKAVISGMKAARRGRIVNMTSVAAHNGGGPGASIYAASKAAVLSFTKGLAKELASSGINVNAVSPGFIGQTAFHATFTPDDARKATIQGIPLGREGTPDDVAGSVLFLVSELSSYITGETIEINGGMFMR, encoded by the coding sequence ATGCAAATAAATCTATCGGGTAACGTCGCTTTAGTCACAGGATCTAGCGGAGGAATCGGTCGGGCGGTTGCCATCATGCTGGCGAGAAGCGGAGCCAAGGTAGCGCTGAATTATCTGAACAGCAAGGAGGCAGCCGAAGAGGCCGTTGCCGAGATCCGAGATTTTGGCGGCGAAGCCCACGCTTTTCGCGCAGACGTTGCGCAAGCAGAACAGGCGGAGGCGCTTGTGGCGGAAGTGGAAAAGGCGTTCGGCGAACCGGTGACGATTCTGGTTAACAATGCGGGGCATTTGGTCCAGCGGCTGGCCAATGCGGAAATGACCGAGGAGCTCTACGCCAAGATCATGGACGTCAATATGAAAAGCACGGTATTCGTAAGCAAAGCCGTCATTTCGGGGATGAAAGCGGCCCGTCGAGGGCGCATCGTGAACATGACCTCCGTTGCGGCGCACAACGGCGGCGGACCGGGCGCCAGCATTTATGCAGCGAGCAAGGCTGCCGTCCTGAGTTTTACCAAAGGCTTGGCGAAGGAGCTTGCTTCAAGCGGAATTAATGTGAATGCCGTATCCCCTGGCTTTATCGGGCAAACGGCGTTTCACGCGACCTTTACCCCGGATGATGCGCGCAAAGCTACCATTCAGGGCATTCCGCTTGGGCGAGAGGGCACGCCGGACGATGTCGCCGGCTCCGTGCTGTTTCTCGTCTCGGAGCTGTCTTCTTATATAACGGGTGAGACGATCGAAATCAACGGCGGCATGTTCATGCGATGA
- a CDS encoding extracellular solute-binding protein codes for MRKSWTRALTSGLVLAMLVGCAGNNGGGGGANAGGDGQGGNEAGVTKFSISMRTLNVSYVEKNPDINKDKYVLELEKMTNTDLDIRLIPHNEYQDKMVQMFATNDIPDVVQGTGGISGPELAGAVENGVFLPLNDLLQEHGQDLLKFIPEEAWKRMTDSKTGNIYGIPEILSNPSRRATWIRTDLLEKVGKEIPTTVEETMEVLRAFKEAGVEQPYAGRQNFKYADTFFGAYDVLGYLNQFKVFPDGQVKPTFFDEENMKQAIQIYKTMHEEGLISKEFATIESADFKSIVTSGKAGMWSMNANELPIWGTQLKENVPDAKVALIPSPVGPDGKGGYAHYNPVTRSFFINAKAKDKAEDIVKFFNWMVSEDAELFFSFGIEGEDYQVTDGKPVFEVPTDAAGADKMRYLNYWLWLVQDTTYNKRVSELSDSGKELIDAFDNMLSTEGRRGIEFDPRLEAMVKYPELNPKSDELPPLILEHVLRMVYGREPIDNYGKVLEEYLSKGGKEIIEEATKRYNEKENAFE; via the coding sequence ATGAGAAAAAGCTGGACACGTGCGCTTACGTCAGGTCTTGTACTGGCCATGCTCGTCGGCTGTGCGGGCAATAATGGCGGAGGCGGAGGAGCCAACGCCGGGGGCGACGGCCAAGGCGGGAATGAAGCGGGAGTCACGAAATTTTCCATTTCGATGCGGACGCTTAACGTTTCCTACGTTGAGAAGAATCCGGATATCAACAAGGATAAGTACGTGCTGGAGCTAGAGAAAATGACGAATACGGACCTCGATATCCGCCTCATTCCGCATAACGAATATCAGGATAAGATGGTGCAGATGTTCGCAACGAACGATATACCGGATGTGGTGCAGGGCACTGGCGGAATCAGCGGACCCGAGCTGGCGGGTGCCGTGGAGAACGGAGTCTTTCTTCCGCTCAACGACCTGCTGCAGGAGCACGGACAGGACCTGCTCAAGTTTATCCCCGAGGAAGCCTGGAAGCGGATGACGGATTCCAAGACGGGCAATATTTACGGGATTCCCGAAATCCTGTCCAATCCGTCCAGACGGGCCACGTGGATTCGGACCGACCTGCTGGAAAAGGTAGGCAAGGAGATCCCGACGACGGTGGAAGAGACGATGGAGGTTCTGCGCGCGTTCAAGGAAGCCGGTGTGGAGCAGCCTTATGCGGGACGTCAGAATTTCAAATATGCCGATACCTTCTTCGGCGCCTATGACGTGCTGGGTTACCTGAACCAATTCAAGGTATTCCCGGACGGGCAAGTAAAGCCCACCTTTTTTGACGAAGAAAATATGAAGCAGGCCATTCAGATCTATAAGACGATGCATGAGGAAGGATTGATCAGCAAGGAATTCGCGACCATTGAAAGCGCGGATTTCAAATCCATCGTCACGAGCGGCAAAGCCGGCATGTGGTCTATGAATGCCAACGAGCTTCCGATCTGGGGAACCCAGCTGAAGGAGAATGTGCCGGACGCGAAAGTGGCGCTGATTCCTTCGCCTGTAGGACCTGACGGTAAAGGGGGATATGCCCATTATAATCCGGTCACGCGTTCCTTCTTCATCAACGCGAAGGCGAAGGACAAAGCGGAGGATATCGTGAAGTTCTTCAACTGGATGGTCAGTGAGGACGCGGAATTGTTCTTCAGCTTCGGCATCGAGGGCGAGGATTATCAGGTAACCGACGGAAAGCCGGTCTTCGAGGTGCCGACGGACGCTGCAGGCGCGGATAAGATGCGTTATTTGAACTACTGGCTGTGGCTGGTGCAGGACACAACGTACAACAAACGCGTGTCCGAATTGTCCGATTCCGGCAAAGAGCTGATTGATGCTTTTGATAACATGTTATCGACTGAGGGCCGCCGCGGAATAGAATTCGACCCGAGACTGGAGGCGATGGTGAAATATCCGGAGCTGAATCCGAAGTCGGATGAACTGCCCCCGCTGATTCTGGAGCATGTGCTTCGCATGGTATACGGCAGGGAGCCGATCGATAACTACGGCAAGGTGCTCGAGGAGTATCTGTCCAAGGGCGGTAAAGAGATTATTGAGGAAGCCACAAAACGATACAACGAAAAAGAAAACGCTTTCGAATAG
- a CDS encoding cache domain-containing sensor histidine kinase, producing the protein MMRKSLSRQIFLYFFIVVMFSLTTVGVFFYMKSSEAIDEQVEKYMTTVITNAARQTDNQLKMFERISNTILLQDSVKRFLDMDPSDSYEHYRFTHLIRKDVFQKIFIQYPTQTHMMYILGFHGRSIFDQNQNFSAMSIDPSDRLRELTEKTPGNGEIVILKTSLLEQDRDNVITVARKIRGMNSYDVKGVLAVEFNEDQLSGLWNGVDLGEQGFFFILDREGEVVYAPEHVDMEGITTTDLPKRIIAKGDHRFIEPVLGEKAMIISRQSEYSGWSLVIMMPLDELRAPISGIRSTTIIVGFVTLFIALVLAYRFGKSIVNPIRNLKNGMRQTEKGNWTHITDVKPREDEIGGLIHSYNLMVSRLSDMIEQVYDTELHNQKTQLELQDIQLERQRAEFQALQLQINPHFLYNTLETINCYAIVQDSDEISDMVEAMAFMLRYSIQTNLEEITIANELNHVRHYMMILKHRIGRDFEIEVATPPELLLEKMVRLSLQPIVENIFQHAFPEGIEAWHYIRIDTRVDGDNLLVIVEDNGAGIADHKLHKLRKRLEENRLVDDEEGKRARRRGGIGIVNVHRRIQMVYGEAYGITVHSSPSQGTSIVMTMPRMERMREQENRLKQLQT; encoded by the coding sequence ATGATGCGAAAGAGCCTGTCCCGTCAAATCTTCCTGTACTTCTTCATCGTCGTGATGTTCTCGCTTACCACGGTCGGCGTATTCTTCTATATGAAATCATCCGAAGCGATCGACGAGCAGGTCGAGAAGTATATGACCACCGTCATCACGAACGCCGCAAGGCAAACGGATAATCAGCTGAAAATGTTCGAGCGGATCAGCAATACGATTTTGCTGCAGGATTCGGTGAAGCGATTTTTGGATATGGACCCCAGCGACAGCTACGAGCATTACCGGTTCACCCATCTCATCCGAAAGGATGTCTTTCAGAAGATTTTCATTCAATACCCCACGCAGACCCATATGATGTACATTCTGGGGTTCCATGGCCGGTCGATTTTCGATCAGAACCAGAATTTCTCCGCCATGTCGATCGATCCGTCGGACCGACTTCGTGAATTGACGGAGAAGACGCCGGGGAACGGGGAGATCGTCATCTTGAAGACCAGCCTGCTGGAACAGGATCGCGACAACGTCATTACGGTTGCCCGCAAAATCCGTGGAATGAATTCCTACGACGTCAAAGGCGTGCTTGCAGTAGAATTCAATGAAGATCAGCTGTCGGGTTTATGGAATGGCGTCGACCTCGGGGAACAGGGTTTCTTTTTCATCCTGGATCGTGAAGGCGAGGTCGTTTATGCACCAGAGCACGTGGATATGGAGGGCATCACGACCACGGACCTGCCGAAGCGCATTATCGCCAAGGGCGATCATCGCTTCATTGAACCGGTATTAGGCGAGAAAGCGATGATCATCTCGCGCCAGTCCGAATATTCGGGCTGGAGCCTCGTCATTATGATGCCGCTGGATGAGCTCCGGGCGCCGATTTCGGGCATCCGCTCCACCACCATTATCGTAGGCTTTGTCACCTTGTTCATTGCGCTCGTTCTGGCATACAGATTCGGGAAATCGATCGTGAATCCGATCCGCAATTTGAAGAACGGGATGAGGCAGACGGAGAAGGGGAACTGGACGCACATCACCGACGTGAAACCGCGCGAGGATGAAATCGGGGGTTTGATCCACAGCTACAATCTCATGGTCAGCCGGTTGTCCGACATGATCGAGCAGGTATACGACACGGAGCTCCACAACCAGAAGACGCAGCTGGAGCTGCAGGACATCCAGCTGGAGCGCCAGCGTGCCGAGTTTCAGGCGCTTCAATTGCAGATCAATCCGCATTTTTTGTACAACACGCTGGAAACGATCAACTGTTACGCGATCGTTCAGGATTCGGACGAAATTTCGGACATGGTGGAGGCCATGGCTTTCATGCTTCGATATTCCATTCAGACCAATCTGGAGGAAATCACGATTGCCAACGAGCTGAACCATGTGCGGCATTACATGATGATCTTGAAGCATCGGATCGGGCGCGATTTTGAGATCGAGGTGGCAACGCCGCCCGAGCTCCTGTTGGAGAAGATGGTCAGGCTCTCCCTGCAGCCGATTGTGGAGAATATTTTCCAGCATGCCTTTCCGGAAGGAATCGAGGCGTGGCATTACATTCGGATTGATACGAGAGTCGACGGAGACAATTTGCTGGTCATAGTCGAGGACAACGGGGCAGGCATTGCGGACCATAAGCTTCATAAACTGCGCAAAAGGCTCGAGGAAAACCGCCTGGTCGATGATGAAGAGGGGAAACGCGCCCGGCGCAGAGGCGGCATCGGCATCGTGAACGTCCATCGGCGAATACAGATGGTTTACGGCGAAGCGTACGGGATAACGGTTCATAGTTCGCCGAGTCAAGGCACAAGCATCGTCATGACGATGCCGCGAATGGAAAGAATGCGTGAGCAAGAAAACAGGCTGAAACAGCTGCAAACCTAA
- a CDS encoding heparinase II/III domain-containing protein, translated as MKVKAKLNSYAWSVQTIDILKAELDQVIDRKLDVPLEPGGWWHQFVCPEHHTELLFDSLEDDSSTFRCPYGCEWGGEPYRGAWLVFKHQAMARYALQSAAVYAGTGEKVYADLGKRLIVRYAEQFPLYPVHPDAQPWMLKGRAFHQALTEAIWATTLLRGYLLLRDEGVWFDEADLRKIDRFLHMLESSMTEYHHILSRERGNPENNYTAWLIAALFCIYAVQGETKKLKQLVEQEGGLRHHLTIAVKPDQLEFEGSIYYHVFVLRAYLIAAEMGSRVGEELFSLRGEQGQCMQGMLSVLVRLSDPNGFLPALHDGPYRRAPFAREIAEVAEIGLSAYGDKSYRRLLGHAYRELNGEAGRIGMLEALLYGTGSWDGRNEMAAPGMRNSRMLKSGEIWETGDIIEVQVTREVPRPGDAMQADRDLTAHEAGGIAGGTLNHADGESPNSVFLPHSGFALLKTNDPQGLQALIDFGPHGGSHGHFDKLNLMIHAGDQPLSPDRGTVPYGSVLKKEWYPHTACHNTVSVGGRSQNPAEGKCMRYESAPNRSYIWVRADKAYDHGVLDRHLIMAEDWLLDWFEVELDEPAAVDWWFHYVGTGKLRQASDEVQYSGSAEPGNEDGRAYVKERSSNVWSRDGMQVDLHIANESGALAVASFATFEGTVCTRVESPGLADDPSRHMEGIRLHRLDSKARFIIVYRAGDEPISLRWTHAADGDWLDLSYGRTTRSFTMTNNGLKERVLDENLV; from the coding sequence ATGAAGGTGAAGGCGAAGCTGAACTCGTATGCGTGGAGCGTGCAAACGATCGATATCCTGAAGGCCGAGCTGGACCAAGTGATCGACCGGAAGCTGGATGTTCCCCTGGAGCCCGGCGGCTGGTGGCACCAATTCGTTTGTCCCGAACATCATACGGAGCTGTTGTTTGATTCTCTGGAAGACGACTCCAGCACCTTTCGCTGTCCGTATGGCTGCGAATGGGGAGGAGAACCGTATCGGGGAGCATGGCTGGTATTCAAGCATCAGGCCATGGCACGGTATGCTCTGCAATCCGCCGCCGTCTATGCGGGCACGGGGGAGAAGGTTTACGCCGATCTTGGAAAACGGCTGATCGTTCGGTATGCGGAGCAATTTCCGCTGTATCCTGTCCACCCGGATGCGCAGCCATGGATGCTGAAAGGGAGGGCATTCCATCAGGCTTTAACCGAAGCCATCTGGGCAACGACGCTTCTTCGTGGATATCTGCTTCTGCGGGATGAGGGCGTATGGTTTGATGAGGCGGACCTTCGGAAGATTGACCGGTTCCTGCACATGCTGGAGAGCAGCATGACGGAATATCATCATATTTTGTCCCGGGAACGCGGAAATCCTGAGAACAACTATACCGCTTGGCTGATCGCCGCTTTGTTCTGTATCTATGCGGTGCAAGGCGAAACGAAGAAGCTGAAGCAGCTGGTTGAGCAGGAAGGCGGGCTGCGCCATCATCTCACCATTGCCGTCAAGCCAGATCAGCTTGAATTTGAAGGCAGTATTTACTATCACGTATTCGTGCTTCGTGCTTACCTGATTGCTGCGGAAATGGGGAGCAGGGTTGGTGAAGAGCTTTTTTCCCTGAGAGGGGAGCAAGGCCAATGCATGCAGGGAATGTTATCGGTCCTGGTTCGATTGTCAGACCCAAACGGCTTCCTGCCTGCACTTCACGACGGTCCTTATCGCAGGGCACCATTCGCGCGAGAAATTGCGGAAGTTGCGGAGATCGGCTTATCCGCGTATGGGGATAAGAGCTATCGGCGATTGCTTGGCCATGCATATCGGGAACTGAACGGAGAAGCCGGCAGAATCGGCATGCTGGAGGCACTGCTGTACGGCACGGGATCTTGGGATGGCCGAAACGAAATGGCCGCTCCAGGCATGAGGAACTCCCGTATGTTGAAATCGGGCGAGATATGGGAAACGGGGGATATTATCGAAGTACAGGTCACCCGTGAGGTCCCAAGACCGGGAGACGCTATGCAAGCAGATCGTGATCTGACAGCTCATGAAGCGGGGGGGATCGCAGGCGGTACCTTAAACCATGCGGACGGCGAATCGCCTAATTCCGTTTTTCTTCCTCACAGCGGGTTCGCCCTGTTAAAGACGAACGATCCCCAAGGCCTTCAAGCGCTGATTGATTTTGGCCCCCATGGCGGATCGCATGGTCACTTTGATAAATTGAATCTGATGATTCATGCCGGGGATCAGCCTCTTTCGCCAGATCGTGGAACTGTACCTTATGGATCGGTTCTGAAAAAGGAATGGTACCCCCATACTGCCTGCCATAACACCGTCTCCGTAGGCGGCCGCTCGCAGAATCCGGCCGAAGGCAAATGCATGCGGTATGAATCCGCTCCAAACCGTTCCTATATTTGGGTTCGGGCCGATAAGGCCTACGATCATGGCGTTCTGGACCGGCATCTGATCATGGCGGAAGATTGGCTGCTGGATTGGTTCGAAGTGGAATTGGATGAACCGGCCGCCGTGGATTGGTGGTTTCATTACGTCGGCACAGGGAAGCTTCGCCAAGCTTCGGATGAGGTTCAGTACAGCGGGTCGGCGGAACCGGGAAACGAGGACGGACGCGCATACGTAAAAGAGCGCTCCTCTAACGTATGGTCCAGAGACGGTATGCAGGTTGACCTTCATATCGCTAACGAGTCAGGAGCGCTTGCGGTAGCATCCTTTGCCACCTTTGAAGGAACGGTATGCACACGAGTGGAATCACCTGGGCTTGCTGACGATCCCAGCCGTCACATGGAAGGAATCCGGCTTCACCGATTGGATTCGAAAGCCCGCTTCATCATCGTTTATCGTGCCGGAGATGAGCCGATATCCTTGCGATGGACGCATGCTGCGGACGGGGATTGGCTCGATCTGTCGTATGGGAGGACGACAAGAAGCTTTACAATGACCAACAACGGGTTGAAGGAGAGGGTGCTCGATGAAAACCTTGTTTGA